In one window of Acanthochromis polyacanthus isolate Apoly-LR-REF ecotype Palm Island chromosome 8, KAUST_Apoly_ChrSc, whole genome shotgun sequence DNA:
- the LOC110948183 gene encoding sodium/potassium/calcium exchanger 2-like: protein MYVLYHTGTNSDFKASTTTEPPPETPTAAPTEPDEAPHVNGGYPKDIFSIEDRRRGWVILHIIGIMYMFVSLGIACNEFFVPALWVITDKLAISNDVAGAIVMAAGRSSPKFFTALIGAFINHSNVGIGNIIGSAVYNILFVIGICALFSWAVLHLTWWPLFRDVSFYILHLILLIIFFLDNVITWWESMMLVASYTTYVVFMKFNTHIVRAFRTQLHKDKGTVEVVALEETEKVSSYVNTFV from the coding sequence ATGTATGTGTTATATCATACGGGCACAAATTCTGATTTCAAAGCATCCACCACCACTGAGCCTCCACCAGAGACACCCACAGCAGCTCCAACTGAACCTGATGAAGCTCCACATGTAAATGGTGGATACCCTAAAGATATCTTTTCTATTGAAGACCGCAGACGAGGCTGGGTGATCCTCCACATTATTGGGATAATGTACATGTTTGTGTCACTTGGGATTGCGTGCAATGAGTTTTTTGTTCCTGCACTGTGGGTCATCACAGACAAGTTAGCCATTTCTAATGATGTAGCTGGAGCCATTGTCATGGCTGCTGGAAGATCCAGCCCTAAGTTTTTTACAGCCTTGATAGGGGCCTTCATCAACCACAGCAATGTGGGTATCGGCAACATCATTGGTTCAGCAGTTTacaacattttgtttgtgattggAATCTGTGCTTTATTTTCTTGGGCGGTTCTTCATCTGACCTGGTGGCCACTTTTCAGAGATGTATCATTCTACATACTTCACCTCATCTTACTAATTATCTTCTTCCTGGATAATGTCATAACGTGGTGGGAGAGCATGATGCTGGTGGCCAGTTACACTACCTATGTTGTTTTCATGAAGTTTAATACACATATAGTGCGAGCATTCAGGACTCAGCTCCACAAAGACAAAGGCACTGTGGAAGTTGTTGCTTTGGAAGAAACTGAAAAGGTAAGCTCCTATGTAAACACATTTGTGTGA